One genomic window of Etheostoma spectabile isolate EspeVRDwgs_2016 chromosome 7, UIUC_Espe_1.0, whole genome shotgun sequence includes the following:
- the rnf223 gene encoding RING finger protein 223 yields the protein MEQSPQFWHNQVTPQDTAEDLKKKVSVVGQPECSICYNTYDNVFKTPKLLECTHTFCLECLSRLMAVSVADHDTDGSSTRLSCPFCRHPTTLPEEGPPALTTSREVLCKLPKHQQQEQPVWLEGEKLCYKSLKHDTGAGACDGSTAFCVCIDIGASKTVDAPIQTQPQTSALRGRLADWKRIVFFFMLMLLLLVIVFWPLQCMFSNGNMHCESVKEPINPTTTTPPTTTFSQFPAYKASHR from the coding sequence ATGGAACAGTCTCCACAGTTTTGGCACAATCAGGTCACCCCCCAGGACACTGCTGAAGACCTAAAAAAGAAGGTGTCAGTCGTGGGCCAGCCTGAGTGCTCCATCTGCTACAACACTTATGACAATGTCTTCAAAACCCCCAAGCTGCTGGAGTGCACCCACACCTTCTGCCTGGAGTGCCTCTCCCGCCTCATGGCAGTCTCGGTGGCTGACCATGACACTGACGGCAGCAGCACTCGCCTCTCTTGCCCCTTCTGCCGTCACCCCACCACGCTGCCTGAAGAGGGACCCCCGGCCCTGACAACCAGCCGCGAGGTCCTCTGCAAGCTGCCCAAGCACCAGCAGCAGGAGCAGCCAGTGTGGCTGGAGGGAGAGAAGCTGTGCTACAAAAGTCTCAAGCACGACACCGGTGCAGGGGCCTGTGACGGTTCCACAGCCTTCTGCGTCTGCATTGACATTGGGGCCAGCAAGACAGTGGATGCTCCGATCCAGACGCAGCCCCAGACTTCTGCCCTGAGGGGCCGGCTGGCAGACTGGAAGaggatagtttttttcttcatgctcATGCTGCTGCTTCTTGTAATTGTGTTCTGGCCATTGCAGTGTATGTTCAGCAATGGGAACATGCACTGTGAAAGTGTGAAAGAACCCATCAACCCCACTACCACAACACCCCCTACCACTACTTTTAGCCAGTTCCCAGCCTACAAGGCCAGCCATAGATAA